From one Sparus aurata chromosome 16, fSpaAur1.1, whole genome shotgun sequence genomic stretch:
- the LOC115566358 gene encoding glutathione-specific gamma-glutamylcyclotransferase 1-like — protein MKPQDIIREKTTAWIFGYGSLVWKPGFAYKKSKIGYITGYKRRFWHGDDFYRGNKDMPGRVATLVEDQEACTWGVAYEVTDSQVEESLQYLNMREVMLGGYRTKMVEFIPKEQGQAPLLALVYIATSDNPIYLGPASDKEIAAQIAACRGSTGHNSEYLVRLAEFMRLYCPEVEDEHLFSIEAALLNIFSDCGGIKPLDQTPLLMAGT, from the exons ATGAAACCTCAGGACATTATCAGGGAAAAGACCACCGCGTGGATTTTTGGATACGGCTCCTTGGTGTGGAAACCAGGGTTTGCTTACAAGAAGAGCAAAATTGGATACATTACAGGGTACAAAAGGCGCTTCTGGCATGGAGATGATTTTTACCGAGGGAACAAGGACATG CCAGGCAGAGTGGCCACACTAGTAGAGGATCAGGAG GCTTGCACATGGGGAGTGGCCTACGAGGTGACAGACTCCCAGGTAGAGGAGTCCCTCCAGTACCTTAACATGAGAGAGGTCATGCTGGGGGGTTACAGGACCAAGATGGTGGAGTTCATCCCGAAGGAGCAGGGCCAGGCTCCCCTGTTGGCCCTCGTCTACATCGCCACTTCTGACAACCCCATCTACCTCGGTCCGGCCTCGGACAAGGAGATCGCCGCCCAGATCGCTGCCTGCAGGGGCAGCACGGGCCACAACAGTGAATACCTGGTGCGCCTGGCAGAGTTCATGAGACTATACTGTCCTGAAGTAGAGGACGAGCACCTCTTCTCTATTGAGGCGGCTCTTCTGAACATTTTCAGTGACTGTGGAGGGATCAAACCCTTAGACCAAACACCCCTGCTGATGGCAGGTACATGA
- the LOC115566131 gene encoding rho-related GTP-binding protein RhoV-like produces the protein MAQACQRHDKAHRLREEVSCMLVGDGAVGKTSMIISYIFNGYNSEYRQTAFDVFTGLVHVNGVPTRIKLIDTAGQEEFGHLRSLCYAHVDVFILCFSLVNPVSLENITSKWIPQIRAGNQTSPILLVGTQSDLRHNVEVLIHLDQRSTKPVHFSRARRLAHRIRAHGYVECSALTQHNLKDVFDRAIFAAIKHKHAGTNCKKLSLLKRLKTFCDCGWRKIIRFI, from the exons atggcacaGGCCTGTCAGAGACATGACAAAGCACACaggctgagggaggaggtgagctGCATGCTGGTCGGTGATGGAGCCGTGGGGAAGACCAGCATGATCATCAGCTACATCTTCAATGGATACAACAGCGAGTACAGACAAACAGCTTTCGATGTTTTCACCG GTTTGGTCCACGTGAATGGTGTTCCAACTCGTATCAAGCTGATAGACACTGCAGGACAG GAGGAGTTTGGCCATCTCCGCTCTCTCTGCTATGCCCACGTGGACGTCTTCATCCTCTGCTTCAGCCTGGTCAACCCAGTCTCCTTGGAGAACATCACCTCCAAATGGATCCCACAGATCCGTGCTGGAAACCAAACCTCTCCCATCCTTCTGGTCGGGACTCAGTCAGACCTCCGCCACAATGTGGAAGTCCTCATCCATCTGGACCAGCGGAGCACCAAACCAGTGCACTTCAGCCGGGCCAGGAGGCTGGCACACAGGATCAGAGCTCACGGCTACGTGGAGTGTTCGGCTCTGACACAGCACAACCTCAAAGATGTGTTCGACCGGGCTATATTTGCTGCCATCAAGCACAAACACGCTGGCACTAACTGTAAAAAGCTCAGCCTGCTTAAGCGTTTGAAGACTTTTTGTGATTGTGGATGGAGGAAAATCATCAGGTTCATCTGA
- the LOC115566357 gene encoding delta-like protein 4 yields MAVWFTSAIVMTIFTQVLGSGVFEIDLHHFQNTKGLLANGLSCGMTGCRTYFRVCLKNFQTVVTPGGCLFGRVVTPVLGTDSFSIQQQDARLRLPLNFTWPGAFSLVIEAWHSTAADLPGDPTNPEFLIGSFAIHKQLGIGHEWSQGEPSLAQTELRYSYRFICNDNYYGDTCSKICAPRDDHFGHYTCKTDGQIACLPGWKGEYCQEPICLEGCNERNGNCTLPGECKCREGWQGLFCDVCKLHPSCKHGTCTEPWQCTCKEGWGGIFCDQDLNYCTHHKPCTNGATCMNTGQGSYTCACLPGFTGVNCDMEVRECDSQPCRNGGHCLDSENGYRCVCPQGFEGTHCEHRMLTCADTPCFHGGKCKERDNGHTYICDCPAGYTGLNCEKKVDKCTSLQCTNGGHCVTVHGNLPMCSCRSGFAGLRCEININECARNPCANGSTCIDRINDYTCTCPPGYTGRHCDKPTGGCASHPCLNGGTCTTGAKGQPTCTCPDHYSGLQCQSKDVDSPSVDKLSLAAISLGVGLVAVLVLCCMVVVVVRHVRKQRNKEQDSETMNNLSKSDFQKENLISTLELKNNNRKMDLEVECPSEKSNHKHINHYHLDYKTSTGYKDELSLLDKDENCEKTIEEKKHLTRMYSERPDCRISTICSPRDSMYQSVFVIAEEKNECIIATEV; encoded by the exons ATGGCCGTTTGGTTCACCTCTGCAATAGTTATGACAATATTCACTCAG GTTCTGGGATCAGGTGTATTCGAGATAGATCTCCATCACTTTCAGAATACTAAAGGTTTGCTGGCAAATGGACTCAGCTGCGGCATGACCGGCTGCAGGACTTATTTCAGGGTTTGTTTGAAGAACTTCCAGACGGTGGTGACTCCTGGAGGCTGTTTATTTGGCAGAGTCGTCACACCTGTCCTGGGCACCGACTCGTTCAGCATCCAGCAGCAGGACGCCAGGCTGCGTCTGCCGCTCAACTTCACCTGGCCG GGTGCTTTCTCACTAGTTATCGAAGCCTGGCATTCTACTGCAGCGGACCTGCCTGGAG acCCCACCAACCCTGAATTCTTGATTGGTTCTTTTGCCATCCATAAACAGTTGGGAATAGGGCATGAGTGGTCCCAGGGTGAGCCGAGTCTGGCGCAGACGGAGCTAAGGTACTCATACCGGTTCATCTGCAATGACAATTACTACGGGGACACTTGTTCCAAAATATGCGCTCCGAGAGACGACCATTTTGGCCACTACACCTGCAAGACGGACGGGCAAATAGCCTGTCTGCCGGGATGGAAGGGAGAATACTGCCAAGAAC caaTTTGCCTTGAAGGGTGCAATGAAAGGAATGGAAACTGCACACTACCTGGAGAGTGCAA ATGCAGAGAGGGCTGGCAGGGGCTCTTTTGTGATGTGTGTAAACTCCATCCATCCTGTAAACATGGTACCTGTACAGAGCCGTGGCAGTGCACCTGCAAGGAAGGCTGGGGGGGCATCTTTTGTGATCAAG ATCTGAACTACTGCACCCACCACAAACCCTGCACTAACGGGGCCACTTGTATGAATACGGGCCAGGGCAGCTACACCTGCGCCTGCCTGCCGGGCTTCACCGGGGTCAACTGTGACATGGAGGTCAGGGAGTGTGACAGCCAGCCCTGTCGCAACGGAGGCCACTGCCTG GACTCTGAGAACGGCTATAGGTGTGTGTGCCCGCAGGGGTTTGAAGGGACACACTGTGAGCACAGGATGCTGACCTGCGCTGATACACCCTGCTTTCATGGTGGCAAGTGCAAGGAGAGGGACAATGGGCATACGTACATATGCGATTGTCCGGCAGGCTACACTGGACTGAACTGTGAGAAGAAAGTGGATAAATGTACCTCACTGCAATGCACcaatg gtggacatTGTGTCACTGTCCATGGCAACCTCCCGATGTGCAGCTGTCGTTCAGGCTTCGCAGGTCTGCGCTGCGAGATCAACATCAACGAGTGTGCCAGGAACCCCTGCGCAAACGGCTCCACCTGCATAGACCGCATCAACGACTACACCTGCACCTGTCCTCCAGGGTACACAGGCCGCCACTGCGACAAGCCAACAGGCGGCTGTGCCTCTCATCCCTGCCTGAACGGCGGAACCTGCACCACTGGAGCAAAAGGCCAGCCCACCTGCACCTGCCCGGACCATTACAGCGGCCTTCAGTGCCAGTCCAAAGATGTGGACAGCCCCAGCGTAGACAAGCTGAGCTTGGCTGCCATCAGCTTGGGAGTCGGCCTGGTGGCCGTTCTGGTGCTTTGCTGCATGGTAGTGGTAGTAGTACGTCATGTCAGGAAGCAGAGGAACAAGGAGCAGGACTCGGAGACCATGAACAACCTCTCCAAGAGTGACTTTCAGAAGGAGAACCTTATCTCCACTCTAGAACTCAAGAACAACAATAGAAAGATGGATCTGGAGGTAGAATGTCCAAGTGAAAAGTctaatcacaaacacatcaacCACTACCACCTGGACTATAAAACCTCCACGGGGTACAAGGATGAACTGTCGCTTTTGGACAAAGATGAAAACTGTGAAAAGacaatagaagaaaaaaagcatttgacgaGAATGTACAG TGAAAGGCCCGACTGTAGAATATCAACAATATGTTCTCCCAGAGATTCAATGTACCAGTCTGTCTTTGTaatagcagaggagaaaaatgaaTGCATCATTGCAACTGAG GTATAA